Within the Gigantopelta aegis isolate Gae_Host chromosome 8, Gae_host_genome, whole genome shotgun sequence genome, the region ataaaactttgtttatacAAATTGACCTCATTTGAGTTGAAAGATTTCAAAATGCATACTAGTagcatatgtaataaaaatatcgAATGCTATCACTAATTTTTTGctatttgataataatacatttgtccaaaaacaTGTCCCAGTTTGTTCACGTTTGTATAACTTTCAGTCTACACGATGCAACAATTCACTAAAACTCTCGCAActtcaggggcgtagcgtgatctggacctttttctattttgtttttgcaccaccagaaactccatatgtataaacctgtatgttttagttctgaaagcggaccatttgcttcagtggggggggggggggggggggggggggttcgtccgaaccccctagcctacgcccctgaactttgcgatatcgcagtatacaatataaaaatacttgTTAAGAGGATGCGATGTTGCTTAAGAAAGCCTAAGAGAGCTCTGTGAATTAGACCACTGGTGGTTTGTCCACATTAAATGTGGCAGGTCATTGACGTTtgtcagtggcgtagcgtggcaTGGACCTGGGGgagggggtcgaatatgaacctagtatACCACTTTGTCCACATTTTACCTGGACACCAATAAATGAATCGCCTAGTGTTCCTCTGAATCCTACGAACCCCCAGTTTACGCCCTTGAAATCAGGGCCGTaggtaggattttttgtttgggggaggagggggagggcaaatgagtagttaatagtctaaaacttcttttctttaggtttctataatgctttccgatttttttttttttgcccccatgctagctacggccctggaaaTACTACACTAACCTCGCTCCCCTTAACATCGGTTGTCCTCCCTCCTTGCAGTTAAAAGactataagactccatcatatgggATAGAAAacgtacacccgaggtggtgaaaatttcgacctgAAACGAGGCTTGCCATGGTCtaaattttcaccaccgagggtgtactttttctatcctaTATGACTGCATTTggtggagtctttttctctcattcattcggcAAATATGGTAGTGTAATTTATtcatgataaaatggtcaaataaaaatgttactttttcagtcatctttgtctgttcgtgtaaaataatggtttatttaccgaatgaatgagagaaaaaaaagatgcCATCATATGCGgccatgtgggatagaaaaactACACACTCGGTGGTGAAAATATCTACCTTTTtaatcccacatgaccgcatatgatggacaaacaaaaataaacaacagaTTCGAAAACGGCCTTTGTTGCGCGCGCGTGtctgtgtgagagagagagagagagagagagagagagagagagagagagagaagagagagaggtgtGAGAACGTGAATGGTCGTATTTTTCATGACATTGTTTTCTACCGTAgcaagattttattattattattattatattattattattattattattgtgttgatATATAACTGGATGAACAAAACTTTCATTCGGGAGGGTTggtggcccttaaaagggcctttGTAATTGTGGTTGTAGGCTGGCCTACTTTTTGCCTTTTCCTTTTTTGCCTTTCTTTCGTCTGCGCGACTTTGATTTCTTGCCTTCCGTTTTTTGCTTTTTGACTGTTCGGGTCATGCTGTTACCTCGGCTCTTGGTTCGCGACTTTCCTTTTTTGCTGCTCTTACTACGTTTACGTTTCTTATGGGATCCACCCTTGCTCTTGCCCTTGCCATCATCGTCACCGCCTGTCTTCCGACGTCGACTTCCGCTAAGGCTGCGAGACCTGCTATGTCGAGGATGACGAGATACCACCAGATCAGGGATCTTCCCAAGGCGGAAGCGTCCAACGGTACCCTTGGCCTTCGAGCCTTTTGGACGAACTAGAAATCCTCTGCTGAGTCCCATGTTAATCGCCTTCTTGATTTGTCCATTCAGCAGATTGACAGGCATAGCCTTACAATTGGC harbors:
- the LOC121379548 gene encoding sperm-specific protein PHI-2B-like; amino-acid sequence: MSRSRSRSQSSTESMEDTVSSRTTRRHSSSVEQPTAMVMKVVDAITQDREMKGSSLQSIRKQIAANCKAMPVNLLNGQIKKAINMGLSRGFLVRPKGSKAKGTVGRFRLGKIPDLVVSRHPRHSRSRSLSGSRRRKTGGDDDGKGKSKGGSHKKRKRSKSSKKGKSRTKSRGNSMTRTVKKQKTEGKKSKSRRRKKGKKGKGKK